Proteins from one Parachlamydia sp. AcF125 genomic window:
- the mraY gene encoding phospho-N-acetylmuramoyl-pentapeptide-transferase has product MLLLAIDFFREIFGVKAPLVFTYTSTRMILAAITSLIICIFLGPRFIKKLYELKIGQSIRTDECPHLGVLHQKKKDTPTMGGVLILFSMLFSLLLWMKLTHIFTLILLITTLLLGFLGGWDDYLKLKYKNSKGLSSKKKFLFQILISSLLPLYLLSPAGNAAPPFKRWFDPPIVKEQIFSKGTLDEKTTVQISLKEYTTRFYIPFFKDPILTFSGFFTGLAALFMIFVVTGSSNAVNLTDGLDGLAAGCLIMVAGCLALIAFISNNIDLAGYLNILYIEGSGEIAIYLSALAGACLGFLWYNSYPAQVFMGDTGSLALGGILGVCAILLKKEMLLGIIGGIFVAETASVILQVASFKLRNKKRIFLCTPLHHHFEFKGWPETKVVIRFWIVGLLLAIIGIASLKFQ; this is encoded by the coding sequence ATGCTGCTATTAGCCATCGATTTTTTTAGAGAGATTTTTGGAGTTAAAGCTCCCCTGGTCTTTACTTATACCTCTACCCGCATGATTCTGGCGGCTATCACGTCTCTCATTATTTGTATTTTTCTAGGACCCCGCTTCATAAAAAAGCTGTATGAACTAAAAATAGGGCAGTCCATCCGGACAGATGAATGCCCTCATTTAGGCGTGCTACATCAAAAAAAAAAAGATACTCCTACCATGGGAGGGGTACTTATTCTATTTTCGATGCTATTCTCTCTTCTCTTGTGGATGAAGCTCACCCACATTTTTACCTTGATTTTGTTGATCACGACCCTTCTTTTAGGGTTTTTAGGTGGATGGGATGACTACCTCAAATTGAAATATAAAAACAGCAAGGGATTATCCAGCAAAAAGAAATTTCTGTTTCAAATTTTGATCTCTTCCCTCTTACCTCTTTATTTACTCAGCCCCGCAGGAAATGCTGCTCCCCCATTTAAACGCTGGTTTGATCCGCCCATTGTGAAAGAGCAAATCTTTTCTAAGGGAACTTTAGATGAGAAAACCACCGTTCAGATCTCTTTAAAAGAATACACAACCCGTTTTTATATCCCTTTCTTCAAGGACCCTATTTTAACCTTTTCTGGCTTCTTTACAGGATTAGCAGCCTTATTTATGATTTTTGTAGTGACAGGCTCTTCCAATGCTGTCAACCTAACCGATGGCTTAGATGGCCTCGCAGCGGGTTGCCTCATCATGGTCGCAGGCTGTTTAGCCCTCATTGCATTCATTTCAAACAATATTGATTTGGCGGGGTATCTCAATATTCTTTATATAGAAGGAAGCGGGGAAATTGCGATTTACTTATCCGCCCTAGCAGGCGCTTGCCTGGGATTTTTATGGTATAACAGCTATCCTGCCCAAGTTTTTATGGGGGACACAGGCTCTCTAGCTTTAGGAGGAATTTTAGGCGTTTGCGCTATTTTACTGAAAAAAGAAATGTTACTTGGTATTATCGGAGGCATTTTTGTGGCTGAAACGGCTTCGGTCATCTTACAGGTAGCAAGCTTTAAACTGCGAAACAAAAAGCGGATCTTTTTATGCACTCCCCTCCATCACCATTTCGAATTTAAGGGATGGCCTGAAACGAAGGTTGTCATTCGGTTTTGGATTGTAGGACTTCTTTTAGCCATAATAGGAATTGCTTCTCTGAAATTTCAATAA
- the murD gene encoding UDP-N-acetylmuramoyl-L-alanine--D-glutamate ligase, translating to MSSPYFNKRILIIGLGISGLSAARFLIAQKAHIWAVDKNKGQLFSLPDVRELIAQGLQLVDEKDLPSLKGFHLIVTSPGVPLNHPLLQLAQAAEIEIIGEAELAFRSLKNKLIGITGTNGKTTVTLLITHLLNFAGIPAKAVGNVGIPLSSEISSPPETVLVVELSSFQLETLQSRHLDMGAILNITPDHLDRYPSMEEYALAKMKLKSCIKERGVLYMEEKAYQNYGFLKPDFTTKLYGYSPDCDLRTDLYHLFTHKNVDCILPVEYRGAQSHKLENLMAAYSLCKEIGIDTTQFWKGVSAFCTPPHRIEKVAIANGVAYFNDSKGTNIDAVMRAIETLEGPIILIAGGVDKGADFSPWISAFVDKVKGICVIGQAAKKLEQTLSKSFNVVRCQNMHDAVKCASSLASPGYNVLLSPGCASFDMFENYAHRGKIFKEAVNALLLKGETQ from the coding sequence ATGAGCTCTCCCTATTTTAACAAACGTATTTTGATTATTGGGTTGGGGATTAGCGGCCTTTCAGCTGCCCGTTTTCTCATAGCTCAAAAGGCTCACATTTGGGCAGTAGACAAAAATAAAGGACAGCTTTTCTCTCTTCCAGACGTCCGCGAACTGATCGCGCAAGGATTGCAACTTGTCGATGAAAAAGATTTGCCCTCTTTAAAAGGGTTCCATCTGATCGTCACTTCACCTGGAGTTCCTCTCAACCATCCGCTTCTACAATTAGCCCAAGCCGCAGAGATCGAAATCATAGGGGAAGCTGAGCTTGCCTTTCGTTCCCTCAAAAATAAGCTTATAGGCATTACAGGCACGAACGGGAAAACAACCGTAACGCTGTTGATTACCCATCTCTTAAACTTCGCTGGAATTCCTGCTAAAGCTGTGGGAAATGTGGGGATTCCCCTTTCCTCAGAAATTTCTTCTCCGCCTGAAACTGTGTTAGTGGTCGAGCTCAGCTCTTTCCAGCTGGAAACCCTTCAATCTCGGCACCTCGATATGGGGGCGATTTTAAATATCACCCCAGATCATCTAGACCGTTACCCCTCCATGGAAGAATATGCGCTTGCCAAGATGAAGTTAAAATCGTGCATTAAAGAAAGAGGTGTCCTTTACATGGAGGAAAAAGCCTACCAAAACTATGGATTTTTAAAGCCCGATTTTACCACGAAGCTATATGGCTATTCTCCAGATTGCGATTTGAGGACCGATCTGTACCACCTTTTCACTCATAAAAACGTTGACTGCATTTTACCTGTAGAGTATAGAGGAGCTCAAAGCCATAAGCTAGAAAACCTAATGGCAGCTTATAGCTTATGCAAAGAAATCGGAATCGACACCACGCAATTTTGGAAAGGTGTTTCTGCCTTCTGTACTCCCCCTCATCGAATTGAGAAAGTCGCCATTGCCAATGGGGTGGCTTACTTCAATGACAGCAAAGGAACCAACATTGATGCTGTGATGCGCGCAATTGAAACGCTTGAGGGCCCCATTATTCTCATTGCTGGAGGAGTAGATAAAGGAGCCGATTTTTCTCCTTGGATTTCTGCCTTTGTCGATAAAGTAAAAGGGATTTGCGTCATTGGACAGGCAGCTAAAAAATTAGAGCAAACTTTATCTAAAAGCTTTAACGTCGTGCGCTGTCAAAATATGCACGACGCTGTAAAATGCGCATCCTCTCTTGCATCTCCGGGATATAATGTGTTATTATCTCCAGGATGTGCAAGTTTTGATATGTTTGAAAATTATGCGCACCGTGGAAAAATATTTAAAGAAGCTGTGAATGCTTTATTACTTAAAGGGGAAACGCAATGA
- a CDS encoding LysM peptidoglycan-binding domain-containing protein encodes MNRRDTIIIAVLINAGLLAILFMMAIHPDDTSTYAPSSLPLAEAPKVEEASSPYASSNISYVQTIPTDEVDNAIKAFVNSPSQEIALAESIPTYMPAPEPKTATSEDGYTEIKVKRGDFLEKIARAHGTTIKAIMQANGLSSERLNVGQILRIPPPTKPIETVAETPKTNFPQEKKNSSTGEESPYYIVQRGDNPWKIAKKFQVGFEDLLILNDLDEEKARNLKVGDKLRVR; translated from the coding sequence ATGAATCGAAGAGATACTATCATCATTGCCGTATTAATTAATGCTGGATTACTCGCAATTTTATTTATGATGGCCATCCACCCTGATGACACCTCTACTTATGCCCCCTCTTCCTTGCCTTTAGCTGAAGCGCCAAAAGTAGAAGAGGCTTCTTCCCCTTACGCTTCTTCAAACATTTCCTACGTGCAAACAATTCCCACTGATGAAGTTGACAATGCCATAAAAGCATTTGTGAATTCCCCTTCACAAGAAATTGCGCTTGCTGAATCTATTCCGACTTATATGCCAGCACCTGAGCCTAAAACGGCAACTTCTGAGGATGGTTACACAGAAATCAAAGTGAAGCGGGGAGACTTCCTGGAGAAAATTGCACGCGCGCACGGAACAACTATCAAGGCCATTATGCAAGCTAATGGGCTTTCAAGTGAACGGTTGAATGTTGGGCAAATCCTGCGCATTCCTCCTCCCACCAAGCCGATTGAAACTGTGGCCGAAACCCCAAAAACGAATTTTCCACAAGAAAAAAAGAATTCATCCACAGGTGAAGAAAGCCCTTATTACATCGTTCAGCGGGGAGACAATCCTTGGAAAATAGCTAAGAAATTTCAGGTTGGTTTTGAAGATCTTTTGATTTTAAATGATTTAGATGAGGAAAAAGCCCGAAACTTAAAAGTGGGAGACAAACTGCGGGTCCGTTAA
- the ftsW gene encoding putative lipid II flippase FtsW, which yields MRLLLLLCTSLIFALGLIMIFSTTSAEVLDHDLQRSTHQALIRQMAYSAAGFALAFGVWKIGYRHFLKHSPLFLALFSFFLVITLIPGIGREVNGSRRWLAIGNLTFQPSEFVKYILPAFFIERLMGLERATLSLQDFLKLAAICAVPILLILVEPNNGTAAVIGLTLIALCLITRVPVKYWALPLICLSLIGIISAYHLSYVSARLKVYLDPSFDLQGKGHQPHQAKIAAGSGQLFGKGPGNSWQKLSYLPEAQNDYIAAIFAEEFGFVGMLVLISLYMFLAYLGFAISNQAPDFAGFYFGSAITFLICFQAFLNLGVVSGLVPSTGLNLPLFSQGGTSLIANLMGIALLYSISKPPIQT from the coding sequence ATGCGCTTGCTTTTACTCCTTTGCACTTCCCTTATCTTTGCCCTTGGGCTGATCATGATTTTTAGCACAACTTCTGCAGAAGTTTTGGATCACGATCTGCAACGCAGTACTCACCAAGCCTTAATCCGCCAAATGGCCTACTCCGCAGCGGGATTTGCGCTTGCTTTTGGTGTATGGAAAATAGGCTATCGCCATTTTTTAAAACATAGCCCCCTTTTTTTAGCGCTCTTCTCTTTTTTTTTAGTCATTACCTTAATTCCTGGAATCGGGCGAGAGGTCAATGGATCTCGCCGATGGTTGGCAATTGGCAACTTAACTTTTCAACCTTCCGAATTTGTTAAGTATATTTTACCAGCCTTTTTTATTGAACGGTTAATGGGACTTGAACGAGCCACCCTGTCTTTACAAGACTTTTTAAAATTGGCCGCCATCTGTGCCGTCCCTATTTTGCTAATTTTAGTGGAACCAAACAACGGAACTGCTGCTGTTATCGGGTTAACTCTCATTGCTCTCTGCCTCATCACACGCGTTCCCGTTAAATATTGGGCACTGCCTCTCATTTGCCTCTCTTTAATTGGAATTATTTCTGCCTATCACCTTTCTTATGTTTCTGCTCGATTAAAGGTTTATTTGGATCCAAGCTTTGATTTACAGGGAAAAGGGCACCAACCCCACCAAGCTAAAATTGCAGCAGGATCGGGTCAGCTATTCGGAAAAGGTCCTGGAAATAGTTGGCAAAAATTGAGCTATCTTCCTGAGGCTCAAAATGACTACATCGCAGCCATTTTTGCCGAAGAGTTTGGGTTTGTTGGCATGCTAGTCTTGATTTCACTTTACATGTTTTTAGCTTATTTAGGATTTGCCATCTCCAATCAAGCCCCAGATTTTGCAGGGTTTTATTTTGGGTCTGCAATCACCTTTTTAATCTGTTTTCAGGCATTTTTAAATCTAGGCGTTGTTTCAGGCTTAGTTCCAAGTACAGGCCTTAATTTACCTCTTTTTAGCCAAGGAGGAACCTCCTTGATTGCCAATCTGATGGGAATTGCACTTTTGTATAGCATATCGAAGCCTCCTATTCAGACATAA
- a CDS encoding glycosyltransferase translates to MLSRICLLTNYNLYESKRHFTQKFAEALNRHHIETKIIDANEGPIGADIISAIQRFDPHLTCSFNSMMPLSQNRYLWDLLEIPHLSILVDPAIYSVSLTNSPYSILSCVDRNDVNSMKEYHFDRIFFWPHAVEKELGLEPEQKKEFDVVFFGSCYDYESLRASWRQRNPEALNVILDDAIDMVFSNNQISLADALVNAWNRSFQDAEGIDFTTLFYYLDMYTRGKDRVELIRSIKDVPVHIFGELSQDNAVGVLGWQQYLANQSNVTIHPSVSFPQSFDILKKSKISLNSMPFFRDGTHERVFTSLCCGAVPVTSESTYLRESFKEGKHLFYYQSKHWNEVQDKIHSLLADEPKRQAINQQGKELVLSDHTWDKRVEQLKLAIEPFLEKLLQ, encoded by the coding sequence ATGTTGTCGAGAATTTGCCTTTTAACCAATTACAACCTCTATGAATCTAAACGCCACTTTACCCAAAAATTCGCGGAAGCTTTAAATCGACATCATATCGAAACCAAAATTATTGATGCTAACGAAGGGCCAATTGGAGCAGATATTATCTCTGCGATTCAACGCTTTGATCCCCACCTGACTTGCTCTTTCAATAGCATGATGCCTTTATCCCAAAACCGTTATTTGTGGGATCTATTGGAAATCCCCCATCTCTCGATTTTGGTAGATCCCGCTATCTATTCTGTGAGCTTAACAAATAGCCCTTATTCCATCCTTTCCTGTGTGGATCGTAATGACGTCAATTCGATGAAAGAATATCATTTCGATCGAATCTTTTTTTGGCCCCACGCGGTCGAGAAAGAACTTGGATTGGAACCTGAGCAAAAAAAAGAATTCGATGTGGTATTTTTTGGAAGCTGTTATGACTATGAAAGCTTAAGAGCCTCGTGGAGACAGCGCAATCCAGAGGCCCTGAATGTCATCCTTGATGACGCCATTGATATGGTATTTTCCAACAACCAAATCTCTTTGGCAGATGCCTTGGTAAACGCTTGGAATCGCTCATTCCAAGATGCAGAAGGGATAGATTTTACCACTTTATTTTATTATCTCGACATGTACACGAGGGGGAAAGATCGAGTTGAGCTGATTCGATCGATTAAAGATGTGCCTGTGCATATTTTTGGAGAGCTTTCGCAAGACAACGCTGTCGGGGTGCTGGGTTGGCAGCAATATTTAGCCAACCAATCCAACGTCACCATTCATCCTTCTGTTTCCTTTCCTCAATCCTTTGACATTCTTAAAAAAAGCAAAATAAGCTTAAATAGCATGCCCTTCTTCCGTGACGGAACGCATGAGCGAGTCTTTACAAGCCTTTGCTGCGGCGCTGTGCCTGTGACTAGCGAAAGTACCTATTTACGCGAAAGCTTTAAAGAGGGAAAACATCTTTTTTATTATCAATCTAAACACTGGAATGAAGTTCAAGACAAAATTCATAGCCTCTTAGCCGATGAGCCTAAACGGCAAGCTATCAACCAACAAGGAAAAGAGCTTGTCTTGAGTGACCACACCTGGGATAAAAGGGTCGAACAACTCAAGCTTGCAATTGAACCTTTCCTCGAAAAGCTTTTACAGTAG
- a CDS encoding transposase: MKNYTNYAEARLDNNAAERAIRPLAIGRKNWLFVGSEVGAEAAAVALSLI; this comes from the coding sequence TTGAAAAACTACACAAATTATGCAGAAGCTCGTTTAGACAATAATGCCGCCGAAAGAGCAATCCGACCTTTAGCAATTGGCCGGAAAAACTGGCTATTTGTAGGTAGTGAAGTTGGAGCTGAAGCTGCCGCCGTGGCGCTTTCCTTAATCTAA
- a CDS encoding leucine-rich repeat domain-containing protein, with amino-acid sequence MSSLVQLNDQLGPGDGSFSKENNLTEAESSSTEQQVEKLSNLFSFLQKINEERFQRDIANLVKEGNKHSSKAGYLAKIKKLNLSHCDLTAIPEAVGYLSELEELRLMNNKLTDLPSSLIHLGKLRRIELEGNQFSVLPQVVHEIALAKIKNRQYFELYLRENPMLSVPSDIKAVVCSMPHFDSRFDSRYV; translated from the coding sequence ATGTCTAGTCTAGTGCAATTAAATGATCAGTTAGGGCCAGGGGATGGTTCCTTTTCCAAGGAAAACAATCTTACTGAAGCGGAAAGTTCTTCTACCGAGCAGCAGGTAGAGAAATTAAGTAACCTTTTCTCTTTTTTGCAAAAGATAAATGAAGAAAGATTTCAAAGGGATATAGCCAATCTAGTCAAAGAGGGTAACAAGCATTCTTCTAAGGCGGGATATCTTGCTAAAATAAAAAAATTAAATTTATCCCATTGTGATTTAACGGCAATACCTGAAGCAGTAGGTTACTTGTCTGAACTCGAAGAGTTAAGGCTAATGAACAATAAGCTCACCGATCTTCCTTCTAGCCTCATCCATCTTGGAAAACTTCGCAGAATAGAGCTTGAAGGGAATCAATTTTCTGTTTTACCTCAAGTTGTGCATGAGATTGCTCTTGCTAAAATTAAAAATCGTCAATATTTTGAGCTTTACTTACGGGAAAATCCTATGCTGTCTGTTCCTTCTGACATAAAAGCTGTGGTTTGCTCTATGCCTCACTTTGATTCTCGCTTTGATTCTCGCTATGTTTAG
- the topA gene encoding type I DNA topoisomerase, protein MGKALIIVESPAKIKTLKKFLGPNYIFESSIGHIRDLPEKEFGIDVDHDFEPKYVIMPDKEKVIANLRKAAKNVDTVYLSPDPDREGEAIAWHITQILPNSTRIKRVSFNSITKEAVIKALESPREIDFALVNAQQARRLLDRIVGYKISPILNRRIQRGKEGFVSAGRVQSVALKMVVDREKAIEIFKPVEYWNLGAILKTEKEPKNFRANLHSIGGKRIEKELVEGKEVVVVDNKEKADAILARMKTQSFYVVKVERKEKKRNPVPPFITSTLQQEASRHYGFSSAKTMNIAQNLYEGVDLGNEGSEGLITYMRTDSVRIAPEALKEARQFILNKYGKEFLPAETRSYSTSKSAQDAHEAIRPTSLNHSPENIKNYLTREQFLLYELIWKRFIASQMAPAIYDTVSADIAAGDEILLRATGSVMKFQGFLVLYEEKEDDEVKNEEGRMLPHLEEGQSLQLIELISEQAFTRPPPRFTEASLVKELEKCRIGRPSTYATIMNKIQSRDYTIKENGRLKPTELGVVIVQMLENNFQQIMNVGFTASMEDGLELIAENQQDWKGLIRDFWGKFMPTLEEAEKSAFVPKVMTEIDCPNCGAKLQKVWSKSKYFYGCSRYPECNYSAPIEEIAFNKDEYAADFDWDQKCPECQSAMKVRHGRFGAFLGCTRYPDCRGIVNIPKKGEAVIPAAEMPACVAVGCPGHMVARKSRFGKTFYSCSTFPECDVIVNELSQLPEKYPNHPRKAYVKKAGKGKKEAAKKRTASSAKKSSVKKEKKGATRLQPLQTLSPELAQVVGASEMARGEVMKKVWDYIRAHQLQDPTNKRLINPDAALAKVFGGPEPIDMFKMTAALAKHVHKKE, encoded by the coding sequence ATGGGCAAAGCCTTGATCATCGTGGAATCACCCGCGAAAATCAAAACCTTAAAGAAATTTCTCGGTCCTAACTATATATTTGAGTCATCCATTGGGCATATTCGAGACTTACCTGAAAAAGAGTTTGGAATCGACGTTGATCACGATTTTGAGCCTAAATATGTCATTATGCCCGATAAAGAGAAAGTCATCGCGAATTTGCGCAAAGCCGCTAAAAATGTCGATACAGTGTATCTTTCTCCTGACCCCGACCGGGAAGGAGAGGCAATTGCCTGGCATATTACCCAAATTTTGCCTAATTCCACCCGAATTAAAAGGGTTTCTTTTAACTCGATTACTAAAGAAGCCGTTATCAAAGCACTCGAATCCCCGCGAGAAATTGATTTTGCCTTAGTGAATGCCCAGCAGGCGCGCCGTTTATTGGATCGCATTGTGGGATACAAAATTTCCCCTATCTTAAATCGAAGGATTCAACGAGGAAAAGAAGGCTTTGTCTCTGCGGGTCGAGTCCAGTCTGTCGCTTTGAAAATGGTCGTGGATAGGGAAAAAGCCATTGAGATATTCAAACCCGTGGAATATTGGAACCTAGGAGCTATCCTTAAGACAGAAAAAGAGCCCAAAAACTTTCGCGCCAACCTCCATTCCATCGGGGGAAAGCGTATCGAGAAGGAACTTGTAGAAGGCAAAGAGGTGGTGGTTGTCGACAATAAAGAGAAAGCGGATGCCATCTTAGCCCGGATGAAAACGCAGTCTTTTTATGTTGTAAAGGTGGAACGCAAAGAAAAAAAACGAAATCCAGTTCCTCCTTTTATCACTTCCACCCTTCAACAAGAAGCGAGTCGCCACTATGGATTTTCTTCTGCGAAAACAATGAATATTGCGCAAAACTTGTACGAAGGGGTTGATTTAGGAAATGAAGGCTCGGAAGGTTTAATTACCTATATGCGTACAGATTCGGTGCGTATTGCCCCAGAGGCTTTAAAAGAAGCTCGCCAATTTATTTTGAATAAATATGGAAAAGAGTTTTTGCCTGCCGAAACGCGCAGTTATTCTACAAGTAAAAGTGCTCAGGACGCACATGAAGCCATTCGTCCCACAAGTTTGAATCATTCGCCAGAAAATATTAAAAATTATTTAACAAGAGAACAATTTTTATTATACGAACTTATTTGGAAACGTTTTATTGCTTCCCAAATGGCGCCAGCGATTTATGACACCGTTTCTGCCGATATTGCGGCGGGAGATGAAATTTTGCTTAGAGCCACCGGTTCTGTGATGAAATTTCAAGGGTTTCTCGTCTTATATGAAGAAAAAGAAGACGATGAAGTTAAAAATGAAGAAGGGCGTATGCTGCCCCACTTAGAAGAAGGGCAATCTCTTCAGCTTATCGAATTGATCTCGGAGCAAGCTTTTACCCGTCCGCCTCCTCGCTTTACGGAAGCTTCATTAGTCAAAGAGCTGGAGAAATGCCGCATTGGAAGGCCCTCCACTTACGCCACGATTATGAATAAAATTCAAAGCCGAGATTATACCATCAAAGAAAATGGGCGCTTAAAACCCACTGAACTCGGCGTTGTAATTGTGCAAATGTTGGAAAACAATTTCCAACAGATCATGAATGTGGGGTTTACGGCCTCTATGGAAGATGGATTAGAGCTTATCGCCGAAAACCAACAAGATTGGAAAGGATTGATTCGAGATTTTTGGGGAAAATTTATGCCCACTTTGGAAGAGGCGGAAAAGTCGGCTTTTGTTCCTAAAGTGATGACAGAGATCGACTGCCCAAATTGCGGAGCTAAATTGCAAAAAGTTTGGTCAAAGTCTAAGTATTTTTATGGCTGTTCCCGCTATCCGGAATGCAACTATTCAGCCCCTATCGAAGAGATCGCGTTTAATAAGGATGAATACGCCGCGGATTTTGATTGGGACCAAAAATGTCCCGAATGTCAATCCGCCATGAAAGTGCGGCACGGCCGTTTTGGCGCATTTTTAGGATGTACCCGATATCCAGATTGCAGAGGGATTGTGAATATCCCTAAAAAAGGGGAGGCCGTGATCCCTGCAGCCGAAATGCCCGCCTGTGTGGCGGTAGGTTGTCCTGGCCATATGGTGGCTCGCAAGTCCCGTTTTGGCAAAACGTTCTATTCTTGTTCCACATTTCCGGAATGTGATGTGATCGTAAATGAGTTGTCACAATTGCCAGAAAAATATCCCAACCATCCGCGCAAGGCATATGTGAAGAAAGCGGGAAAAGGGAAAAAAGAAGCCGCTAAAAAACGAACAGCTTCGTCAGCTAAAAAGAGCTCTGTTAAGAAAGAGAAAAAAGGAGCAACCAGGCTACAGCCTTTACAAACTCTTTCTCCAGAACTTGCCCAGGTGGTAGGGGCTAGCGAAATGGCCCGGGGAGAGGTGATGAAAAAAGTATGGGACTATATTCGCGCCCATCAATTGCAAGATCCGACAAACAAAAGGCTGATCAATCCGGATGCCGCTCTAGCTAAGGTGTTTGGGGGACCTGAGCCAATCGATATGTTTAAAATGACAGCTGCTTTGGCAAAACACGTGCATAAAAAAGAATAA